In Lysobacter firmicutimachus, one genomic interval encodes:
- a CDS encoding DUF3667 domain-containing protein: MSASAATAHGHGDLSHCENCHAELHGEFCHACGQSVHNPIRHVGHALEEVFESFWHLDGRIFRTLRDLLSPGRAAANYIRGHRMRYVPPLRLFVVLSVLTFFIAKFAIHVDEDQRLISVGDVQGTTVRLGNTKKQFREADSVVEVEALRTRMVKELQLARRAVPETARSPIDKSIESVQRQADKRIEALRALQGIDDAEFAFQKAQGEREGGTAAAGSVQAMNTLGDVEQWRDRQIAPLQAQLGKLAPASPQALEQAKQIRRINAEAGCRIATLQKAHAAVSEGRAARKTDRDRYGDAECDDIHDPLSFNGKPWDAQSNPLVSPYLPKFANDWLNRQVGIGQANISRLSKEPWRYINTLLGAVPSALFLMVPMFALLLKLAYLGSGRGYLEHLVVALYSHAYLCLVFLAMFVLTLLGGAIATHWPAAGVISGVGIGLLWLWMPIYLLIMQKRVYGNGWLLTLVRYTVIGSLYFVMLSIAAMALAVTTIVRM, encoded by the coding sequence ATGAGCGCAAGCGCAGCTACCGCCCACGGCCATGGCGATCTCAGCCATTGCGAGAACTGTCACGCCGAATTGCACGGCGAGTTCTGCCATGCCTGCGGCCAGTCGGTGCACAACCCGATCCGCCACGTCGGCCACGCCCTGGAAGAAGTGTTCGAGTCGTTCTGGCACCTGGACGGGCGCATTTTCCGCACTTTGCGCGATCTGCTGTCTCCGGGGCGGGCCGCGGCGAACTACATCCGCGGCCACCGCATGCGCTACGTGCCGCCGCTGCGCCTGTTCGTGGTGCTGTCGGTGCTGACCTTCTTCATCGCCAAGTTCGCCATCCACGTCGACGAAGATCAGCGCCTGATCAGCGTCGGCGACGTCCAGGGCACCACCGTGCGGCTGGGCAACACCAAGAAGCAGTTCCGCGAAGCCGATTCGGTGGTCGAGGTCGAGGCCTTGCGCACGCGCATGGTCAAAGAGCTGCAGCTGGCCCGGCGAGCGGTGCCGGAGACGGCGCGCAGCCCGATCGACAAATCGATCGAGAGCGTGCAGCGCCAGGCCGACAAGCGCATCGAAGCGCTGCGCGCGCTGCAGGGCATCGACGACGCCGAGTTCGCCTTCCAGAAGGCGCAGGGCGAGCGCGAAGGCGGCACTGCCGCCGCCGGCTCGGTGCAGGCGATGAACACCCTGGGAGACGTCGAGCAATGGCGCGACCGTCAGATCGCGCCGTTGCAGGCGCAACTGGGCAAGCTCGCGCCGGCCTCGCCGCAGGCCTTGGAGCAGGCCAAGCAGATCCGCCGGATCAACGCCGAAGCCGGCTGCCGCATCGCCACCTTGCAGAAGGCGCACGCCGCGGTCAGCGAAGGACGCGCCGCGCGCAAGACCGACCGCGACCGCTACGGCGACGCCGAATGCGACGACATCCACGACCCGTTGAGCTTCAACGGCAAGCCCTGGGACGCGCAGAGCAATCCCCTGGTGTCGCCCTACCTGCCCAAGTTCGCCAACGACTGGCTCAACCGCCAGGTCGGCATCGGCCAGGCCAACATCAGCCGGCTCAGCAAAGAGCCCTGGCGCTACATCAACACCCTGCTCGGCGCGGTTCCCTCGGCGCTGTTCCTGATGGTGCCGATGTTCGCGCTGCTGCTGAAGCTGGCCTACCTGGGCTCGGGCCGCGGCTACCTGGAGCATTTGGTGGTCGCGCTGTACAGCCACGCCTACCTGTGCCTAGTGTTCCTGGCGATGTTCGTGCTGACGCTGCTCGGCGGTGCGATCGCGACGCACTGGCCCGCGGCCGGCGTGATCAGCGGCGTCGGCATCGGCCTGCTGTGGCTGTGGATGCCGATCTACCTGCTGATCATGCAAAAGCGCGTGTACGGCAACGGCTGGCTGCTGACCCTGGTGCGCTACACCGTGATCGGCTCGTTGTACTTCGTGATGTTGAGCATCGCCGCGATGGCCCTGGCGGTGACCACGATCGTGCGGATGTGA
- a CDS encoding MATE family efflux transporter, whose product MSASSPSVSRSGLPGEIRTTVVLAAPLVAGHVSTGLIGFVDNTLAGHHGTTTLASVTIGTALWWLPMMVPIGTLLSVPPSVSQLEGAGRRGEIGALFRQAMWLAALLSVFLFAFLTAIPYALGAMGIAPEIIPGAQAFLHGIRWGVPALTLFFCMRYLSEGLHWTLPTMLLSAGGLLVLLPLGYVLTFGKFGLPELGAGGLGIASAAMLWTQAIGFFLVLRRARRFADLGLFARFDRPHWPTIRGLLATGLPIGVTVLMEGSLFIVTALLIGRLGEVQASAHQIAINLSALCFMVPMALAEATTVRVGHALGRGDVGGVRRAIWAGYAIVIGTQLMSGIVLLSANDVLVSFYTRDAAVAALAASLLFYAAMFQFPDGIQVLSAGALRGLKDTRMPMILAALAYWGVGMPVGAGLGLGLGWGPKGMWIGLIAGLTVAAVLLGLRLLRSSAPDALTRRIAAEHPHELDPHETGCT is encoded by the coding sequence ATGTCCGCGTCATCCCCCTCCGTCTCGCGCTCCGGCCTGCCCGGCGAGATCCGCACCACCGTGGTACTGGCCGCGCCGCTGGTCGCCGGCCATGTCTCGACCGGCCTGATCGGCTTCGTCGACAACACCCTGGCCGGCCACCACGGCACCACCACCCTGGCGTCGGTCACCATCGGCACCGCGCTGTGGTGGCTGCCGATGATGGTGCCGATCGGCACCCTGCTGTCGGTGCCGCCGTCGGTCTCGCAATTGGAAGGCGCCGGCCGCCGCGGCGAGATCGGCGCGCTGTTCCGCCAGGCGATGTGGCTGGCGGCGCTGCTGAGCGTGTTCCTGTTCGCGTTCCTGACCGCGATTCCCTACGCGCTCGGCGCGATGGGCATCGCGCCGGAAATCATTCCCGGCGCGCAGGCCTTCCTGCACGGCATCCGCTGGGGCGTGCCGGCGCTGACCCTGTTCTTCTGCATGCGCTACCTCAGCGAGGGCCTGCACTGGACCTTGCCGACCATGCTGCTCAGCGCCGGCGGCTTGCTGGTGCTGCTGCCGCTGGGCTACGTGCTGACCTTCGGCAAGTTCGGCCTGCCCGAGTTGGGCGCCGGCGGGCTCGGCATCGCCTCGGCGGCGATGCTGTGGACGCAGGCGATCGGTTTCTTCCTGGTCCTGCGGCGGGCGCGCCGTTTCGCCGACCTGGGCCTGTTCGCGCGCTTCGACCGGCCGCATTGGCCGACCATCCGCGGCCTGCTCGCCACCGGCCTGCCGATCGGCGTGACCGTGCTGATGGAAGGCAGCTTGTTCATCGTCACCGCCTTGCTGATCGGCCGCCTCGGCGAGGTCCAGGCCTCGGCGCACCAGATCGCGATCAATCTGTCGGCGTTGTGCTTCATGGTGCCGATGGCGCTGGCCGAGGCGACCACGGTGCGGGTCGGCCATGCGCTGGGCCGCGGCGATGTCGGCGGAGTGCGGCGGGCGATCTGGGCCGGCTATGCGATCGTGATCGGCACCCAGCTCATGTCCGGCATCGTCTTGCTCAGCGCCAACGACGTGCTGGTGAGTTTCTACACCCGCGACGCCGCGGTCGCCGCCCTGGCCGCCTCGCTGCTGTTCTACGCGGCGATGTTCCAGTTTCCGGACGGGATCCAGGTGCTGTCCGCCGGCGCCCTGCGCGGGCTCAAGGACACCCGCATGCCGATGATCCTGGCGGCCCTGGCCTACTGGGGCGTGGGCATGCCGGTCGGCGCCGGGCTCGGCCTGGGCCTGGGCTGGGGCCCGAAGGGCATGTGGATCGGCCTGATCGCCGGCCTGACCGTGGCTGCCGTCCTGCTCGGCCTGCGCCTGCTGCGCTCCAGCGCTCCCGACGCCCTGACCCGCCGCATCGCCGCCGAGCACCCCCACGAGCTGGACCCGCATGAGACGGGGTGCACGTGA
- the sppA gene encoding signal peptide peptidase SppA produces MNDTAPSRGPLARLLVGAWDAMNFTRRLFFNLVFFGVLLFFALAVMFGGRPEPLLERTTLVIAPEASLVEQYSSDPASRALGKAFGDRNEEVQLRDLLRALDAAKDDKRIERVVLRLDKLQASGLASLREVAAAVARLRESKKEVIAFSEAMDQKQYLVAAQANQLYLDPMGGMLLEGLGRYRQYYREGLQDKLGVDVHLFRVGEFKSAAEPYILDAASEESKTADLFWMNDLWSRYLGDVAKARKLDPAQLAASIDELPQRLDAVQGDLGKYALQQKLVDGLKTRAEVDELLAKRGVADDDAEGGFRQISLDAYVASLDRVINPADQRPQVAVVVAEGEITGGEQPPGTIGGVSTAALLREAREDEHVKALVLRVDSPGGEVFASEQIRREVVALKAAGKPVVVSMGDLAASGGYWISMNADRIYADPSTITGSIGIFGMIPTVPRALEKIGVHTDGVGTTRLAGAFDITRPLAPEVGSVIQSVINKGYADFTGRVADARKRPVTEIDAVARGRVWSGAQAKERGLVDALGGLSDAIDDVAKRAKLGKTGEYRVRYVEKMPTPFERFFANFAQSRAGSAMLGQSDFARGLLVKAMPQAAADLRFLQSAAVPTRGVPVKSLAYCFCEL; encoded by the coding sequence ATGAACGATACCGCCCCGTCCCGCGGGCCTTTGGCCCGGCTGCTCGTCGGCGCCTGGGATGCGATGAATTTCACCCGCCGGTTGTTTTTCAACCTGGTGTTTTTCGGCGTGCTGTTGTTTTTCGCCCTGGCGGTCATGTTCGGCGGGCGGCCGGAGCCGCTGCTGGAACGCACCACCCTGGTGATCGCGCCGGAGGCCAGCCTGGTCGAGCAGTACAGCTCCGACCCGGCCTCGCGCGCGCTCGGCAAGGCCTTCGGCGACCGCAACGAGGAAGTGCAGCTGCGCGATCTGCTGCGCGCGCTGGACGCGGCCAAGGACGACAAGCGCATCGAGCGCGTGGTGCTGCGCCTGGACAAGCTGCAGGCCTCGGGCCTGGCTTCGCTGCGCGAAGTCGCCGCGGCGGTGGCGCGCCTGCGCGAGAGCAAGAAGGAAGTGATCGCCTTCTCCGAAGCCATGGACCAGAAGCAGTATCTGGTCGCGGCGCAGGCCAACCAGCTGTACCTGGACCCGATGGGCGGCATGCTGCTGGAAGGCCTCGGCCGCTATCGCCAGTACTACCGCGAAGGCCTGCAGGACAAGCTCGGCGTCGACGTGCACCTGTTCCGGGTCGGCGAGTTCAAGTCCGCGGCCGAGCCCTACATCCTCGACGCGGCCTCGGAAGAGTCCAAGACCGCCGACCTGTTCTGGATGAACGACCTGTGGTCGCGTTACCTCGGCGACGTCGCCAAGGCGCGCAAGCTCGACCCGGCCCAGCTCGCGGCCAGCATCGACGAATTGCCGCAGCGCCTGGACGCGGTCCAGGGCGACCTGGGCAAGTACGCGTTGCAGCAGAAGCTGGTCGACGGCCTCAAGACCCGCGCCGAAGTCGACGAACTGTTGGCCAAGCGCGGCGTCGCCGACGACGACGCCGAGGGCGGCTTCCGGCAGATTTCCCTCGACGCTTACGTGGCCAGCCTGGACCGCGTGATCAACCCGGCCGACCAGCGTCCGCAGGTCGCCGTGGTGGTGGCCGAGGGCGAGATCACCGGCGGCGAGCAGCCGCCGGGCACGATCGGCGGCGTCTCGACCGCAGCCCTGCTGCGAGAAGCGCGCGAGGACGAGCACGTGAAAGCGTTGGTGCTGCGGGTGGACTCGCCCGGCGGCGAAGTGTTCGCCTCCGAGCAGATCCGCCGTGAAGTGGTCGCGCTGAAGGCCGCCGGCAAGCCGGTGGTGGTGTCGATGGGCGATCTGGCGGCGTCCGGCGGCTACTGGATCTCGATGAACGCCGACCGCATCTACGCCGATCCCTCGACCATCACCGGTTCGATCGGCATCTTCGGCATGATCCCGACCGTGCCGCGCGCGCTGGAGAAGATCGGCGTGCACACCGACGGCGTCGGCACCACCCGCCTGGCCGGTGCGTTCGACATCACCCGGCCGCTGGCGCCGGAAGTCGGCAGCGTGATCCAGAGCGTGATCAACAAGGGCTATGCCGATTTCACCGGCCGCGTCGCCGATGCGAGAAAGCGTCCGGTGACCGAGATCGACGCGGTCGCGCGCGGCCGGGTCTGGAGCGGCGCGCAGGCCAAGGAGCGCGGCCTGGTCGACGCGCTGGGCGGTCTGTCCGATGCGATCGACGACGTCGCCAAGCGGGCCAAGCTCGGCAAGACCGGCGAATATCGGGTGCGTTATGTGGAGAAGATGCCGACCCCGTTCGAGCGCTTCTTCGCCAACTTCGCCCAGAGCCGTGCCGGCAGCGCCATGCTGGGCCAGTCGGACTTCGCCCGCGGCCTGCTGGTCAAGGCGATGCCGCAGGCGGCGGCGGACCTGCGCTTCCTGCAGAGCGCGGCGGTGCCGACCCGCGGCGTGCCGGTGAAGTCGCTGGCGTATTGCTTCTGCGAGCTGTAA
- a CDS encoding DUF4286 family protein yields MADRDATTGAGEADASRAETTYEVSLEVDAAIEAEYMAWLRAHIDEICALPGFLGARLHRVEDPAPAAGRFGLCVQYRLRDRAALDDYLREHAPRLRGDGLARFGGRFDASRRILRRLA; encoded by the coding sequence ATGGCGGACCGGGACGCCACCACCGGCGCGGGCGAGGCCGACGCAAGCCGGGCCGAGACAACGTACGAAGTCTCGCTCGAGGTCGATGCGGCGATCGAAGCCGAGTACATGGCCTGGCTGCGCGCGCACATCGACGAGATCTGCGCCCTGCCCGGCTTCCTCGGCGCGCGATTGCACCGGGTGGAAGACCCGGCGCCCGCCGCGGGGCGGTTCGGCCTGTGCGTGCAATACCGCCTGCGCGATCGCGCCGCGCTGGACGACTATCTGCGCGAGCATGCGCCGCGCCTGCGCGGCGACGGCCTCGCCCGCTTCGGCGGACGCTTCGACGCCAGCCGACGGATTCTGCGGCGCCTGGCCTGA
- a CDS encoding SDR family oxidoreductase yields the protein MDPKRWRLDGQLALVTGGSAGIGRAIARELLGFGADVLLAARDATALESARAELVEDFPERDIHAFVADVADDEQRRELLDWVEDFGEGLHILVNNAGGNLSKPTNDYTEDEWRQIFEINLFSAFELSRYAHALLTRHAASSIVNVGSVSGNLHVRTGSPYGMSKAAMHQMTRNLAVEWAEDGIRVNAVAPWYIRTRRTSDKLADPDYLDEVLLRTPLGRIGEPEEVAAAVAFLCLPASGYITGECIAVDGGFQRYGF from the coding sequence ATGGACCCGAAACGTTGGCGCCTGGACGGACAACTGGCCCTGGTGACCGGCGGCAGCGCCGGCATCGGCCGGGCGATCGCGCGCGAACTGCTGGGCTTCGGCGCCGATGTGCTGCTGGCCGCGCGCGACGCCACCGCCTTGGAGTCGGCGCGCGCCGAATTGGTCGAGGATTTCCCCGAACGCGACATCCACGCCTTCGTGGCCGACGTCGCCGACGACGAGCAGCGGCGCGAGCTGCTGGACTGGGTCGAGGACTTCGGCGAGGGCCTGCACATCCTGGTCAACAACGCCGGCGGCAACCTCAGCAAGCCGACCAACGACTACACCGAGGACGAGTGGCGGCAGATCTTCGAGATCAACCTGTTCTCGGCCTTCGAACTCTCGCGCTACGCGCATGCGCTGCTGACTCGGCACGCGGCCTCGAGCATCGTCAACGTCGGCAGCGTGTCCGGCAATCTGCACGTGCGCACCGGCTCGCCCTACGGCATGAGCAAGGCGGCGATGCACCAGATGACGCGCAATCTGGCAGTGGAATGGGCCGAGGACGGAATCCGGGTCAACGCGGTCGCGCCCTGGTACATCCGCACCCGCCGCACCTCGGACAAGCTGGCCGATCCCGACTATCTGGACGAGGTGCTGCTGCGCACGCCGCTGGGCCGGATCGGCGAGCCGGAAGAGGTGGCCGCGGCGGTGGCCTTCCTGTGCCTGCCGGCCTCGGGCTACATCACCGGCGAATGCATCGCCGTCGACGGCGGCTTCCAACGCTACGGTTTCTGA
- a CDS encoding YbaY family lipoprotein has protein sequence MRLALTIVAADGAELPAGSSVSVQLRDTSFEDAPARVLDEWAQTVPEHAQSLPLQVEIADDLVDAGDATWWVHVDSDGDGRLGRGDYVTMQAYPLRPGDAAVTLQVKRIG, from the coding sequence ATGCGCCTCGCCCTGACCATCGTCGCCGCCGACGGCGCCGAACTGCCTGCCGGCAGTTCGGTCAGCGTGCAATTGCGCGACACCTCGTTCGAGGATGCGCCGGCGCGGGTGCTCGACGAATGGGCGCAGACCGTGCCCGAGCACGCTCAGTCGCTGCCGCTGCAGGTCGAGATCGCCGACGACCTGGTCGACGCCGGCGACGCCACCTGGTGGGTGCACGTCGACAGCGACGGCGACGGCCGTCTCGGCCGCGGCGATTACGTCACCATGCAGGCCTATCCGCTGCGTCCTGGCGATGCAGCGGTGACGTTGCAGGTCAAGCGGATCGGCTGA